The Streptomyces sp. NBC_01255 genome window below encodes:
- a CDS encoding response regulator transcription factor → MTIRVLLADDQALLRSAFKVLVDSEPDMEVVGEAADGAQAVDLARAERPDVVLMDIRMPGTDGLAATRAITADPELSAVRIVMLTTFEVDEYVVQSLRAGASGFLGKGAEPEELLGAIRIAHAGEALLSPAATKGLIATFLAQGGGLEPLAGGDRPYSERLAALTAREREVLVLVGGGLSNDEIAERLDVSPLTVKTHVNRTMAKLGARDRAQLVVTAYESGLVRPRVE, encoded by the coding sequence ATGACGATCCGGGTACTGCTCGCCGACGACCAGGCCCTGCTCCGCAGCGCCTTCAAGGTCCTGGTCGACTCCGAACCGGACATGGAGGTGGTCGGCGAGGCCGCCGACGGTGCCCAGGCCGTCGACCTGGCCCGCGCCGAGCGGCCGGACGTCGTCCTCATGGACATCCGGATGCCGGGCACGGACGGCCTCGCGGCGACCCGCGCGATCACCGCCGACCCCGAGCTGTCCGCCGTACGCATCGTCATGCTCACCACCTTCGAGGTCGACGAGTACGTCGTGCAGTCGCTGCGCGCCGGCGCCTCCGGCTTCCTCGGCAAGGGCGCCGAACCGGAGGAGCTGCTCGGCGCGATCCGGATCGCCCACGCCGGCGAGGCGCTGCTCTCCCCGGCCGCCACCAAGGGCCTGATCGCCACCTTCCTCGCCCAGGGCGGCGGGCTCGAACCCCTCGCGGGCGGCGACCGGCCCTACTCCGAGCGGCTCGCCGCGCTCACCGCCCGCGAGCGCGAGGTCCTCGTCCTCGTCGGCGGCGGCCTCTCCAACGACGAGATCGCCGAGCGGCTCGACGTCAGCCCGCTCACCGTGAAGACGCACGTCAACCGGACCATGGCCAAGCTCGGCGCCCGTGACCGGGCCCAGCTGGTGGTCACGGCGTACGAATCGGGACTGGTACGTCCGAGGGTGGAGTGA
- a CDS encoding efflux RND transporter permease subunit translates to MSWLSRFSLAQRALIGLTSIVAIVFGAIAIPQLKQQLFPSIELPMVSILAPYQGASPDVVEKQVVEPLENNLKAVDGLKGVTSTASEGMAVVMASFDYGDESTKQLVADVQQAVNRARAQLPDSVDPQVVAGSTDDMPTVVLAAASDKDPQALADLLERTVVPALEGIEGVGQVSVSGVQDVQISVVPDERKLAAAGLSSMKLAEALRSGGATMPAGSFSEAGKSRTIQVGGGYTSLQQIEDLRIPSATPGKGKAVRLGDVATVRQEESPSVSLTRTNGKPSLAVMATMDKDGSAVAISDAVEEKLPDLRRDLGAGAELTVVSDQGPAVAKAISGLTTEGALGLVMAVLVILVFLTSIRSTLVTAVSIPLSVVLALIVLWTRDLSLNMLTLGALTIAIGRVVDDSIVVLENIKRHLGYGEERQAAIITAVREVAGAVTSSTLTTVAVFLPIGLTGGMIGELFGSFSLTVTAALLASLLVSLTVVPVLSYWFLRAPKGTSEDLEEARRVAEEKEEKSRLQRLYVPVLRFATRRRMMSLGIALVVLVVTFGMAPLLKTNFFDQGEQEVLSIQQELAPGTSLSASDEAAKKIEKVLAETEGVKDYQVTVGSSGFMAAFGGGTGSNQASYKISLEDSDAYEKTRASIEKALAALDGIGDTTIAAGDGFGSQDLSVVVKAADPKVLEQASEQVRTAIAGMKDVTDVQSDLSQSVPRISVKANAKAADAGFDSGSLGMIVAQAVRGTPAAKAILDDSERDVLITSAKPATTLAELKALPLGPVKLGDIATVELVPGPVSMTRIDGARAATISAKPTGDNTGAVSASLQSVINALDLPEGATASIGGVSEDQTEAFTNLFLAMLAAVAIVFMLLVATFRSLIQPLILLVSIPFAATGAIGLLVVTDTAMGVPAMIGMLMLIGIVVTNAIVLIDLINQYRAQGLGVVEAVIEGGRHRLRPILMTALATIFALLPMALGITGEGGFIAQPLAVVVIGGLVTSTLLTLLLVPTLYAMVELRKERRAKKKAARKGEKDAAAKKGEKAEIPEQGDVSPLDAGLLDVLD, encoded by the coding sequence ATGTCCTGGCTGTCCAGATTCAGCCTCGCGCAACGGGCCCTGATCGGGCTGACGTCCATCGTCGCGATCGTGTTCGGGGCGATCGCGATACCGCAGTTGAAGCAGCAGTTGTTCCCCTCGATCGAGCTCCCCATGGTCTCGATCCTCGCCCCGTACCAGGGGGCCTCTCCCGATGTGGTCGAGAAGCAGGTCGTCGAACCCCTGGAGAACAACCTCAAGGCCGTCGACGGCCTGAAGGGCGTCACCTCCACCGCCTCCGAGGGCATGGCCGTCGTCATGGCCTCCTTCGACTACGGCGACGAGTCGACGAAGCAGCTCGTCGCCGACGTCCAGCAGGCCGTGAACCGGGCCCGCGCCCAGCTGCCCGACTCGGTCGACCCGCAGGTCGTGGCCGGCTCGACGGACGACATGCCGACCGTCGTCCTCGCCGCGGCCTCCGACAAGGACCCGCAGGCCCTCGCCGACCTCCTGGAGCGGACCGTCGTGCCCGCCCTCGAAGGCATCGAGGGCGTCGGCCAGGTCTCCGTCAGCGGTGTCCAGGACGTCCAGATCTCCGTCGTCCCCGACGAGCGGAAGCTCGCCGCGGCCGGACTCAGCTCCATGAAGCTCGCCGAGGCGCTCCGCTCCGGCGGCGCCACGATGCCGGCCGGCTCCTTCTCGGAGGCCGGCAAGAGCCGCACGATCCAGGTCGGCGGCGGCTACACCTCCCTGCAGCAGATCGAGGATCTGCGCATCCCGTCGGCCACGCCCGGCAAGGGCAAGGCGGTCCGCCTCGGCGACGTCGCCACCGTCCGCCAGGAGGAGTCGCCGAGCGTCTCCCTCACCCGCACCAACGGCAAGCCCAGCCTCGCCGTCATGGCCACGATGGACAAGGACGGCAGCGCCGTCGCCATCTCCGACGCCGTCGAGGAGAAGCTGCCCGACCTGCGCCGCGACCTCGGCGCGGGCGCCGAGCTGACCGTCGTCTCCGACCAGGGACCGGCCGTCGCCAAGGCGATCTCCGGCCTGACCACGGAGGGCGCGCTCGGCCTCGTCATGGCCGTCCTGGTGATCCTGGTCTTCCTGACCTCGATCCGCTCGACCCTGGTGACCGCGGTCTCCATCCCGCTCTCGGTCGTCCTGGCCCTGATCGTGCTGTGGACCCGCGACCTCTCGCTCAACATGCTGACCCTGGGCGCGCTCACCATCGCGATCGGCCGGGTCGTCGACGACTCGATCGTGGTCCTGGAGAACATCAAGCGTCACCTGGGCTACGGCGAGGAGCGTCAGGCCGCGATCATCACCGCGGTCCGCGAGGTGGCCGGCGCGGTCACCTCGTCCACGCTCACCACCGTCGCCGTCTTCCTGCCGATCGGTCTGACCGGCGGCATGATCGGCGAGCTGTTCGGCTCGTTCTCGCTGACGGTCACGGCGGCCCTGCTGGCCTCCCTGCTCGTCTCCCTGACCGTGGTCCCCGTCCTCTCGTACTGGTTCCTCCGCGCCCCCAAGGGCACCTCGGAGGACCTGGAGGAGGCCCGCAGGGTGGCCGAGGAGAAGGAGGAGAAGAGCCGTCTCCAGCGCCTGTACGTGCCCGTCCTGCGGTTCGCGACCCGGCGCCGGATGATGAGCCTCGGCATCGCGCTCGTCGTCCTCGTCGTCACCTTCGGCATGGCCCCGCTCCTGAAGACGAACTTCTTCGACCAGGGCGAGCAGGAGGTGCTCAGCATCCAGCAGGAGCTGGCGCCCGGCACCAGCCTGAGCGCCTCCGACGAGGCCGCGAAGAAGATCGAGAAGGTCCTCGCGGAGACCGAGGGCGTCAAGGACTACCAGGTCACCGTCGGCTCCTCCGGCTTCATGGCGGCCTTCGGCGGCGGCACCGGCTCCAACCAGGCCTCGTACAAGATCAGCCTGGAGGACTCGGACGCGTACGAGAAGACCCGCGCCTCCATCGAGAAGGCGCTCGCCGCCCTCGACGGCATCGGCGACACCACCATCGCGGCCGGCGACGGCTTCGGCAGCCAGGACCTGAGCGTGGTCGTCAAGGCCGCCGACCCGAAGGTCCTGGAGCAGGCCTCCGAGCAGGTCCGCACGGCGATCGCCGGGATGAAGGACGTCACCGACGTCCAGAGCGACCTCTCCCAGTCCGTGCCGCGCATCTCCGTCAAGGCCAACGCCAAGGCGGCCGACGCGGGCTTCGACAGCGGCTCGCTCGGCATGATCGTCGCCCAGGCCGTCCGGGGCACCCCGGCCGCCAAGGCGATCCTCGACGACAGCGAGCGGGACGTCCTCATCACCTCGGCGAAGCCCGCCACCACCCTCGCCGAGCTGAAGGCCCTGCCGCTCGGTCCGGTGAAGCTGGGCGACATCGCCACCGTCGAGCTGGTCCCCGGCCCGGTCTCCATGACCCGGATCGACGGCGCCCGCGCGGCGACGATCTCGGCCAAGCCGACCGGTGACAACACCGGCGCGGTGAGCGCCTCGCTCCAGTCGGTGATCAACGCTCTGGACCTGCCCGAGGGCGCCACCGCCAGCATCGGCGGTGTCTCCGAGGACCAGACCGAGGCCTTCACCAACCTGTTCCTGGCGATGCTCGCGGCCGTCGCGATCGTCTTCATGCTGCTCGTGGCGACCTTCCGGTCGCTGATCCAGCCGCTGATCCTGCTGGTCTCGATCCCGTTCGCGGCGACCGGCGCGATCGGTCTGCTCGTCGTCACGGACACGGCGATGGGCGTCCCGGCGATGATCGGCATGCTGATGCTGATCGGCATCGTCGTGACCAACGCGATCGTCCTGATCGACCTGATCAACCAGTACCGGGCCCAGGGCCTGGGCGTCGTCGAAGCGGTGATCGAGGGCGGCCGGCACCGGCTCCGCCCGATCCTGATGACCGCCCTGGCGACGATCTTCGCCCTGCTGCCGATGGCCCTCGGCATCACCGGTGAGGGCGGCTTCATCGCCCAGCCGCTCGCCGTGGTCGTGATCGGCGGTCTCGTCACCTCGACGCTGCTGACCCTGCTCCTCGTCCCGACGCTCTACGCGATGGTGGAGCTCCGCAAGGAGCGCCGCGCGAAGAAGAAGGCGGCGAGGAAGGGCGAGAAGGACGCGGCCGCGAAGAAGGGCGAGAAGGCGGAGATCCCGGAGCAGGGTGACGTCAGCCCGCTGGACGCCGGCCTGCTGGACGTCCTCGACTGA
- the nadA gene encoding quinolinate synthase NadA: protein MRDVTTAQPLDVQPTPLALLLLGREADPKSERGVECPGDLPSPSDPDLVERARAAKEKLGDKVFVLGHHYQRDEVIQFADVTGDSFKLARDAAAKPEAEYIVFCGVHFMAESADILTTDDQKVVLPDLAAGCSMADMATAEQVAECWDVLTEAGIAEQVVPVSYMNSSADIKAFTGKHGGTICTSSNAKRALDWAFEQGEKILFLPDQHLGRNTAVRDMGLSLDDCVLYNPHKPNGGLTVEELRAAKMILWRGHCSVHGRFSLDSVNDVRERIPGVNVLVHPECKHEVVAAADYVGSTEYIINTLDAAPAGSKWAIGTELNLVRRVANAHPDKEIVFLDKTVCFCSTMNRIDLPHLVWTLESLAEGNLVNQIKVDRETESFAKLALERMLALP, encoded by the coding sequence GTGCGTGACGTGACCACCGCCCAGCCCCTGGATGTTCAGCCGACGCCGCTCGCGCTGCTCCTGCTCGGCCGCGAGGCCGACCCGAAGAGCGAGCGCGGCGTGGAGTGTCCGGGCGATCTCCCGTCGCCCTCCGACCCGGACCTCGTGGAGCGCGCCCGCGCCGCCAAGGAGAAGCTCGGGGACAAGGTCTTCGTGCTCGGCCACCACTACCAGCGTGACGAGGTCATCCAGTTCGCCGACGTCACCGGCGACTCGTTCAAGCTCGCGCGCGACGCCGCCGCCAAGCCGGAGGCCGAGTACATCGTCTTCTGCGGCGTGCACTTCATGGCGGAGTCGGCCGACATCCTCACCACCGACGACCAGAAGGTCGTCCTGCCGGACCTGGCGGCCGGCTGCTCGATGGCCGACATGGCCACCGCCGAGCAGGTCGCCGAGTGCTGGGACGTGCTGACCGAGGCCGGCATCGCCGAGCAGGTCGTGCCCGTCTCGTACATGAACTCCTCGGCCGACATCAAGGCCTTCACCGGCAAGCACGGGGGCACGATCTGCACCTCGTCGAACGCCAAGCGCGCGCTGGACTGGGCCTTCGAGCAGGGCGAGAAGATCCTCTTCCTGCCGGACCAGCACCTGGGCCGCAACACCGCCGTCCGCGACATGGGCCTGTCCCTGGACGACTGCGTGCTCTACAACCCGCACAAGCCCAACGGCGGGCTCACCGTCGAGGAGCTGCGCGCCGCGAAGATGATCCTGTGGCGGGGTCACTGCTCGGTGCACGGCCGCTTCTCGCTGGACTCGGTCAACGACGTCCGTGAGCGCATCCCGGGCGTGAACGTGCTGGTCCACCCGGAGTGCAAGCACGAGGTCGTCGCCGCCGCGGACTACGTGGGCTCGACCGAGTACATCATCAACACCCTGGACGCGGCCCCGGCCGGTTCGAAGTGGGCGATCGGCACCGAGCTGAACCTGGTCCGGCGCGTGGCCAACGCGCACCCGGACAAGGAGATCGTCTTCCTCGACAAGACGGTCTGCTTCTGCTCGACCATGAACCGCATCGACCTGCCGCACCTGGTGTGGACCCTGGAGTCCCTGGCCGAGGGCAACCTGGTCAACCAGATCAAGGTCGACCGGGAGACGGAGAGCTTCGCCAAGCTCGCCCTGGAGCGGATGCTGGCACTGCCGTAA
- a CDS encoding HesB/IscA family protein — translation MSVSDEKTTVSDGILLSDAAAAKVKALLDQEGREDLALRVAVQPGGCSGLRYQLFFDERSLDGDVVKDFDGVKVVTDRMSAPYLGGASIDFVDTIEKQGFTIDNPNATGSCACGDSFS, via the coding sequence ATGTCCGTATCGGACGAGAAGACCACTGTCAGCGACGGCATCCTCCTGTCCGACGCCGCCGCGGCCAAGGTCAAGGCCCTCCTCGACCAGGAAGGCCGCGAGGACCTGGCCCTGCGCGTCGCCGTACAGCCCGGTGGCTGCTCCGGCCTGCGTTACCAGCTGTTCTTCGACGAGCGTTCGCTCGACGGCGATGTCGTGAAGGACTTCGACGGAGTCAAGGTCGTCACCGACCGCATGAGCGCCCCGTACCTCGGTGGTGCCTCGATCGACTTCGTCGACACCATCGAGAAGCAGGGCTTCACGATCGACAACCCGAACGCCACGGGCTCCTGCGCCTGCGGCGACTCGTTCAGCTAA
- a CDS encoding carbohydrate kinase family protein, translating into MRIAVTGSIATDHLMTFPGRFADQLVADQLHTVSLSFLVDNLDVRRGGVAANICFGMGQLGSRPLLVGAAGFDFDEYRAWLDRHGVDTSSVRISEVLHTARFVCTTDKDHNQIGSFYTGAMSEARLIELKAVADRVGGLDLVLIGADDPEAMLRHTEECRSRSIPFAADFSQQIARMDGEEIRTLLDGSTYLFSNEYEKGLIESKTGWTEAEILSRVGHRITTLGSRGVRIERVGETPIEVGCPEETAKVDPTGVGDAFRAGFLTGLHWGVGLERAAQVGCMLATLVIETLGTQEYTLRRANFMDRFTKAYGDEAAAEVQSHLG; encoded by the coding sequence GTGCGTATCGCAGTCACCGGCTCCATCGCCACCGACCACCTCATGACCTTCCCTGGAAGGTTCGCCGACCAGCTCGTGGCCGACCAGCTCCACACGGTGTCCCTCTCGTTCCTCGTCGACAACCTCGACGTGCGCCGGGGAGGCGTCGCGGCCAACATCTGCTTCGGCATGGGCCAGCTCGGCAGCCGCCCGCTCCTCGTGGGCGCCGCCGGCTTCGACTTCGACGAGTACCGCGCCTGGCTCGACCGCCACGGCGTCGACACGTCCTCGGTGCGGATCTCCGAGGTGCTGCACACGGCGCGCTTCGTCTGCACCACGGACAAGGACCACAACCAGATCGGCTCCTTCTACACGGGCGCGATGAGCGAGGCCCGGCTGATCGAGCTCAAGGCCGTCGCCGACCGCGTGGGCGGCCTCGACCTGGTCCTGATCGGCGCCGACGACCCCGAGGCGATGCTCCGCCACACCGAGGAGTGCCGCTCCCGGTCGATCCCGTTCGCCGCCGACTTCTCGCAGCAGATCGCGCGCATGGACGGCGAGGAGATCCGTACCCTCCTCGACGGGTCCACGTACCTCTTCTCCAACGAGTACGAGAAGGGCCTCATCGAGTCGAAGACGGGCTGGACCGAGGCGGAGATCCTCTCCCGCGTCGGCCACCGGATCACCACCCTCGGCTCGCGCGGTGTCCGCATCGAGCGCGTCGGCGAGACCCCGATCGAGGTCGGCTGCCCCGAGGAGACGGCCAAGGTCGACCCGACCGGCGTCGGCGACGCCTTCCGCGCCGGCTTCCTGACCGGCCTGCACTGGGGCGTCGGCCTGGAGCGCGCCGCCCAGGTCGGCTGCATGCTCGCCACCCTCGTCATCGAGACCCTGGGCACGCAGGAGTACACCCTGCGCCGCGCCAACTTCATGGACCGCTTCACCAAGGCGTACGGCGACGAGGCCGCCGCCGAGGTCCAGTCCCACCTGGGCTGA
- a CDS encoding cysteine desulfurase/sulfurtransferase TusA family protein — protein MPYFDAASAAPLHPVARQALLASLDEGWADPARLYREGRRARLLLDAAREAAAEAVGCRPDELVFTPSGTRAVHAGISGALAGRRRVGTGLVVSAVEHSSVLHAAERHAAAGSSVTEVPVGRSGAVDAAVFGGALAPGTALACLQSANHEVGTEQPVAEVAEACRAAGVPLLVDAAQSLGWGPVEGGWSLLAASAHKWGGPAGVGLLAVRKGVRFAPQGPLDERESGRAPGFENLPAIVAAAASLRAVRAEAAAEAARLRGLVDRIRARVPELVPDVEVVGDPVRRLPHLVTFSCLYVDGETLLHELDREGFSVSSGSSCTSSTLTPSHVLRAMGVLSEGNVRVSLPAGTPAEDVDRFLDVLPGVVAGVRERLGAPTAAAAVPAAGSGSLVVDALGRRCPIPVIELAKVIGDVPVGGTVTVLSDDEAARLDIPAWCEMRGQEYVGEEPSERGGVAYVVRRVA, from the coding sequence ATGCCGTACTTCGACGCCGCGTCCGCCGCACCCCTGCACCCCGTCGCCCGCCAGGCGCTGCTCGCCTCCCTGGACGAGGGCTGGGCCGATCCGGCCCGGCTGTACCGGGAGGGGAGGCGGGCCCGGCTGCTGCTCGACGCGGCGCGGGAGGCCGCGGCGGAGGCGGTGGGGTGCCGCCCGGACGAGCTCGTGTTCACTCCTTCGGGAACGCGCGCGGTTCACGCCGGGATCTCGGGCGCCCTCGCGGGCCGTCGGCGTGTCGGGACCGGCCTCGTCGTGTCGGCGGTCGAGCACTCCTCCGTCCTGCACGCGGCGGAGCGTCACGCGGCGGCGGGCAGCTCGGTCACCGAGGTGCCGGTGGGCCGCTCCGGCGCGGTGGACGCGGCCGTCTTCGGCGGGGCGCTCGCGCCCGGCACGGCGCTCGCCTGCCTCCAGTCGGCCAATCACGAGGTGGGGACGGAGCAGCCGGTCGCGGAGGTCGCCGAGGCCTGCCGGGCGGCGGGCGTGCCGCTGCTCGTGGACGCGGCCCAGTCGCTGGGCTGGGGGCCGGTGGAGGGCGGCTGGTCGCTGCTCGCGGCGAGCGCGCACAAGTGGGGCGGGCCGGCGGGCGTGGGGCTGCTCGCCGTACGGAAGGGGGTGCGGTTCGCGCCCCAAGGCCCCTTGGACGAACGGGAGTCGGGTCGGGCGCCCGGTTTCGAGAACCTGCCGGCGATCGTGGCGGCGGCGGCCTCGCTGCGGGCGGTCCGGGCGGAGGCGGCGGCCGAGGCGGCCCGGCTGCGGGGTCTGGTGGACCGGATCCGGGCGCGGGTGCCGGAACTGGTGCCGGACGTGGAGGTGGTGGGCGATCCGGTGCGCCGGCTCCCCCATCTCGTCACCTTCTCCTGTCTCTATGTCGACGGAGAGACCTTGCTGCACGAGCTGGACCGGGAGGGTTTCTCCGTTTCGTCCGGTTCGTCGTGTACGAGTTCGACGCTGACGCCCAGCCATGTGCTGCGTGCGATGGGGGTGCTGAGCGAGGGGAACGTCCGGGTGTCCCTGCCGGCCGGCACCCCGGCGGAGGATGTGGACCGGTTCCTCGACGTGCTGCCGGGGGTGGTCGCCGGGGTACGGGAGCGGCTCGGCGCCCCGACGGCAGCGGCCGCGGTCCCGGCGGCCGGCTCCGGCTCGCTCGTGGTGGACGCGCTCGGCCGGCGCTGCCCGATCCCGGTGATCGAGCTGGCGAAGGTGATCGGCGACGTGCCGGTCGGGGGGACGGTGACCGTCCTCTCCGACGACGAGGCGGCCCGCCTCGACATCCCGGCCTGGTGCGAGATGCGCGGCCAGGAGTACGTGGGCGAGGAGCCCTCCGAGCGGGGCGGCGTCGCGTACGTGGTGCGGCGGGTGGCCTGA
- the ctaC gene encoding aa3-type cytochrome oxidase subunit II: protein MSPNGSDRSSRRPMRRKLPQVLTAGLILATATGCSYNWEDFPRLGMPTPVTEEAPTILSLWQGSWAAALITGILVWGLILWSVFFHRRSRTKIEVPPQTRYNMPIEALYTVTPLIIVSVLFYFTARDESKLLALTPKPAHTVNVVGYQWSWGFNYVENVPGVKGDAKTDKNLAAIPDKFLEAFPENAGGVYDAGIPGDRNPQTGNPGPTLWLPKGEKVRFVLTSRDVIHSFWVVPFLFKQDVIPGHTNVFEVTPSQEGTFLGKCAELCGVDHSRMLFNVKVVSPERYQQHLKELAEKGQTGYIPSGIEQTDPARNAEKNQL from the coding sequence GTGAGTCCCAACGGCTCCGACCGCTCGTCGCGGCGCCCGATGCGGCGGAAGCTGCCGCAGGTGCTGACTGCGGGCCTGATCCTGGCGACAGCCACGGGCTGCTCGTACAACTGGGAAGACTTCCCCCGCCTTGGTATGCCCACTCCGGTCACGGAAGAGGCACCTACGATCCTCTCCCTCTGGCAGGGTTCGTGGGCGGCCGCGCTCATCACCGGAATCCTGGTGTGGGGCCTGATCCTCTGGTCAGTCTTCTTCCACCGGCGCAGCCGGACCAAGATCGAGGTACCTCCGCAGACCCGGTACAACATGCCCATCGAGGCGCTGTACACGGTCACCCCGCTCATCATCGTCTCGGTGCTGTTCTACTTCACCGCACGCGACGAGTCGAAGCTCCTCGCGCTCACGCCCAAGCCGGCGCACACGGTCAACGTGGTCGGCTACCAGTGGAGCTGGGGCTTCAACTACGTCGAGAACGTGCCCGGTGTGAAGGGCGACGCCAAGACGGACAAGAACCTCGCCGCGATCCCGGACAAGTTCCTGGAGGCGTTCCCGGAGAACGCCGGCGGTGTCTACGACGCCGGTATCCCCGGCGACCGGAACCCGCAGACCGGCAACCCGGGTCCGACCCTGTGGCTGCCGAAGGGCGAGAAGGTCCGGTTCGTCCTGACCTCCCGTGACGTCATCCACTCCTTCTGGGTGGTCCCCTTCCTGTTCAAGCAGGACGTCATCCCGGGTCACACCAACGTCTTCGAGGTGACTCCGAGCCAGGAGGGCACCTTCCTCGGCAAGTGCGCCGAGCTGTGCGGTGTCGACCACTCCCGGATGCTCTTCAACGTCAAGGTGGTCTCTCCGGAGCGCTACCAGCAGCACCTGAAGGAGCTGGCCGAGAAGGGGCAGACCGGCTACATCCCGTCTGGCATCGAGCAGACGGACCCGGCCAGGAATGCGGAGAAGAACCAACTGTGA
- the ctaD gene encoding aa3-type cytochrome oxidase subunit I, protein MSIHNETQGAAAAEDSYENELPVRRKQPGNVVIKWLTTTDHKTIGTMYLVTSFAFFCIGGLMALFMRAELARPGTQIMSNEQFNQAFTMHGTIMLLMFATPLFAGFANWIMPLQIGAPDVAFPRLNMFAYWLYLFGSLMAVGGFLTPQGAADFGWFAYSPLSDAVRSPGVGADLWIMGLAFSGFGTILGSVNFITTIICMRAPGMTMFRMPIFVWNVLLTGVLVLLAFPVLAAALFALEADRKFGSHIFDAANGGALLWQHLFWFFGHPEVYIIALPFFGIVSEIIPVFSRKPMFGYIGLVAATIAIAGLSVTVWAHHMYVTGGVLLPFFSFMTFLIAVPTGVKFFNWIGTMWKGSLSFETPMLWTIGFLITFTFGGLTGVILASPPMDFHVSDSYFVVAHFHYVVFGTVVFAMFAGFHFWWPKFTGKMLDERLGKITFWTLFIGFHGTFLVQHWLGAEGMPRRYADYLDADGFTALNTISTISSFLLGLSILPFMYNVWKTAKYGKKIEVDDPWGYGRSLEWATSCPPPRHNFLTLPRIRSESPAFDLHHPEIAAVDQLENKGHVAEALAGAKEAGK, encoded by the coding sequence GTGAGCATCCACAACGAAACCCAGGGTGCCGCCGCAGCTGAGGACTCGTACGAGAACGAGCTGCCCGTACGGCGCAAGCAGCCCGGCAACGTCGTGATCAAGTGGCTGACCACCACCGATCACAAGACGATCGGGACGATGTACCTGGTCACGTCGTTCGCTTTCTTCTGCATCGGCGGACTCATGGCGCTCTTCATGCGCGCCGAGCTGGCCCGTCCGGGTACGCAGATCATGTCGAACGAGCAGTTCAACCAGGCGTTCACGATGCACGGCACGATCATGCTGCTGATGTTCGCGACGCCGCTGTTCGCCGGATTCGCGAACTGGATCATGCCGCTGCAGATCGGCGCGCCCGACGTGGCGTTCCCGCGGCTGAACATGTTCGCGTACTGGCTGTACCTCTTCGGCTCGCTCATGGCGGTCGGTGGCTTCCTCACCCCGCAGGGTGCGGCCGACTTCGGCTGGTTCGCCTACTCCCCGCTGTCGGACGCCGTCCGCTCGCCGGGTGTCGGCGCCGACCTCTGGATCATGGGTCTGGCCTTCTCCGGCTTCGGCACGATCCTCGGTTCGGTCAACTTCATCACCACGATCATCTGCATGCGCGCTCCGGGCATGACGATGTTCCGCATGCCGATCTTCGTCTGGAACGTGCTGCTGACCGGTGTTCTGGTCCTGCTGGCCTTCCCGGTCCTGGCGGCCGCGCTGTTCGCCCTGGAGGCGGACCGCAAGTTCGGCTCGCACATCTTCGACGCGGCCAACGGTGGAGCGCTGCTGTGGCAGCACCTCTTCTGGTTCTTCGGCCACCCAGAGGTGTACATCATCGCGCTGCCGTTCTTCGGCATCGTCTCCGAGATCATCCCGGTCTTCAGCCGTAAGCCGATGTTCGGCTACATCGGTCTGGTGGCCGCGACGATCGCGATCGCCGGCCTGTCCGTGACCGTGTGGGCGCACCACATGTACGTCACAGGCGGCGTGCTCCTACCGTTCTTCTCCTTCATGACGTTCCTCATCGCCGTACCGACAGGCGTGAAGTTCTTCAACTGGATCGGAACGATGTGGAAGGGCTCGTTGTCGTTCGAGACACCGATGCTCTGGACGATCGGCTTCCTGATCACCTTCACCTTCGGTGGTCTGACGGGCGTCATCCTGGCCTCGCCGCCGATGGACTTCCACGTCTCCGACTCGTACTTCGTCGTCGCGCACTTCCACTACGTCGTCTTCGGCACCGTGGTCTTCGCGATGTTCGCCGGCTTCCACTTCTGGTGGCCGAAGTTCACCGGCAAGATGCTGGACGAGCGACTCGGCAAGATCACGTTCTGGACGCTGTTCATCGGCTTCCACGGCACCTTCCTGGTGCAGCACTGGCTCGGTGCCGAGGGCATGCCGCGTCGTTACGCGGACTACCTCGACGCCGACGGCTTCACCGCGCTGAACACGATCTCGACGATCTCCTCCTTCCTGCTCGGTCTGTCGATCCTGCCGTTCATGTACAACGTCTGGAAGACCGCCAAGTACGGCAAGAAGATCGAGGTCGACGACCCGTGGGGCTACGGCCGTTCGCTCGAGTGGGCGACGTCCTGCCCGCCGCCGCGGCACAACTTCCTCACCCTGCCGCGGATCCGCTCCGAATCCCCGGCGTTCGACCTGCACCA